In the genome of Chiroxiphia lanceolata isolate bChiLan1 chromosome 29, bChiLan1.pri, whole genome shotgun sequence, one region contains:
- the LOC116799839 gene encoding MAGE-like protein 2 isoform X15, with protein MPRDTPRIQRDTPGFQGTPPGCPGRPPGSAGTTPGCPEGPPGSVGRPPRIPRDTPGIRRETPRILRETLRETPRMPRETPRILWDNLRILREAPRMPRETPGIHRETPRICRDNPRILWETPRLCREIPRFQGRPSGSFGRPPRFPGRPPGFPGTPPRFPGTTPGCPGRPLGSPGRLPGSKGTTSGSSGRPPGFPGTPPDSQGDPRDPLAPPHPGIPSSRGTLGTVSLSLAPPFPALDCTFPCFFLIVPRDSVPGGSLLRAAWSHGPSSSSSSSSKGIQPLLSRLGRFQGCLGRLRGGPFCFPPGREIPGKARAGGSRGFSQGHQGSSGAASRQLRCVLERCSGRDRGARSQG; from the exons ATGCCCAGGGATACCCCCAGGATCCAAAGGGACACTCCAGGATTCCAAGGGACACCCCCAGGATGCCCAGGGAGACCTCCAGGATCTGCAGGGACAACCCCTGGATGCCCAGAGGGACCCCCGGGATCTGTCGGGAGACCCCCCAGGATTCCCAGGGATACCCCCGGGATCCGTAGGGAGACCCCCAGGATTCTCCGGGAGACCCTCAGGGAGACCCCCAGGATGCCCAGGGAGACCCCCAGGATACTCTGGGACAACCTCAGGATCCTCAGGGAGGCCCCCAGGATGCCCAGGGAAACCCCCGGGATCCACAGGGAGACGCCCAGGATCTGCAGGGACAACCCCAGGATTCTCTGGGAGacccccaggctctgcagggagatcCCCAGATTCCAAGGGAGACCCTCTGGATCCTTTGGCAGACCCCCTAGATTCCCAGGGAGACCCCCAGGATTCCCAGGGACACCCCCAAGATTCCCAGGGACAACCCCAGGATGCCCAGGGAGACCCTTGGGATCCCCAGGGAGACTCCCAGGATCCAAAGGGACAACCTCAGGATCCTCAGGGAGACCTCCAGGATTCCCAGGGACACCCCCAGATTccca GGGAGACCCCCGGGATCCTCTGGCTCCCCCCCATCCCggcattcccagctccaggggcacCCTTGGCACCGTCTCCCTTTCTCTtgctcctccttttcctgccttGGATTGcacttttccctgttttttcctgattgTTCCAAGGGATTCAGTCCCTGGGGGGAGTTTGCTCCGGGCTGCCTGGAGCCACGgaccatcctcctcctcctcctcctcttccaaagGGATACAACCACTGTTGTCCCGGCTGGGCCGCTTCCAGGGATGCTTGGGAAGGCTCCGGGGGGGGCCCTTCTGCTTCCCGCCGGGCCGGGAAATCCCGGGAAAAGCCAGGGCCGGCGGCTCGAGAGGCTTTTCCCAGGGACACCAGGGAAGCTCCGGAGCCGCTTCCCGACAGCTCAGGTGTGTCCTGGAGCGCTGCTCCGGCCGGGAT CGTGGGGCCAGATCCCAGGGATGA
- the LOC116799839 gene encoding basic salivary proline-rich protein 2-like isoform X2 has protein sequence MPRDTPRIQRDTPGFQGTPPGCPGRPPGSAGTTPGCPEGPPGSVGRPPRIPRDTPGIRRETPRILRETLRETPRMPRETPRILWDNLRILREAPRMPRETPGIHRETPRICRDNPRILWETPRLCREIPRFQGRPSGSFGRPPRFPGRPPGFPGTPPRFPGTTPGCPGRPLGSPGRLPGSKGTLQDSQGHPQDPLGDPRDPLAPPHPGIPSSRGTLGTVSLSLAPPFPALDCTFPCFFLIVPRDSVPGGSLLRAAWSHGPSSSSSSSSKGIQPLLSRLGRFQGCLGRLRGGPFCFPPGREIPGKARAGGSRGFSQGHQGSSGAASRQLRCVLERCSGRDCAPGRSVGPDPRDECSGHSQTSQGGSGCSVGPDPRDECSGHSQTSQGGSGCSVGPDPRDECSGHSQTSQGGSGCSVGPDPRDECSGHSQTSQGGSGCSVGPDPRDERSGHSQTSQGGSGCSMAGAE, from the exons ATGCCCAGGGATACCCCCAGGATCCAAAGGGACACTCCAGGATTCCAAGGGACACCCCCAGGATGCCCAGGGAGACCTCCAGGATCTGCAGGGACAACCCCTGGATGCCCAGAGGGACCCCCGGGATCTGTCGGGAGACCCCCCAGGATTCCCAGGGATACCCCCGGGATCCGTAGGGAGACCCCCAGGATTCTCCGGGAGACCCTCAGGGAGACCCCCAGGATGCCCAGGGAGACCCCCAGGATACTCTGGGACAACCTCAGGATCCTCAGGGAGGCCCCCAGGATGCCCAGGGAAACCCCCGGGATCCACAGGGAGACGCCCAGGATCTGCAGGGACAACCCCAGGATTCTCTGGGAGacccccaggctctgcagggagatcCCCAGATTCCAAGGGAGACCCTCTGGATCCTTTGGCAGACCCCCTAGATTCCCAGGGAGACCCCCAGGATTCCCAGGGACACCCCCAAGATTCCCAGGGACAACCCCAGGATGCCCAGGGAGACCCTTGGGATCCCCAGGGAGACTCCCAGGATCCAAAGGGACA CTCCAGGATTcccagggacacccccaggATCCTCTGGGAGACCCCCGGGATCCTCTGGCTCCCCCCCATCCCggcattcccagctccaggggcacCCTTGGCACCGTCTCCCTTTCTCTtgctcctccttttcctgccttGGATTGcacttttccctgttttttcctgattgTTCCAAGGGATTCAGTCCCTGGGGGGAGTTTGCTCCGGGCTGCCTGGAGCCACGgaccatcctcctcctcctcctcctcttccaaagGGATACAACCACTGTTGTCCCGGCTGGGCCGCTTCCAGGGATGCTTGGGAAGGCTCCGGGGGGGGCCCTTCTGCTTCCCGCCGGGCCGGGAAATCCCGGGAAAAGCCAGGGCCGGCGGCTCGAGAGGCTTTTCCCAGGGACACCAGGGAAGCTCCGGAGCCGCTTCCCGACAGCTCAGGTGTGTCCTGGAGCGCTGCTCCGGCCGGGATTGTGCTCCCGGACGCTCCGTGGGGCCGGATCCCAGGGATGAGTGCTCTGGGCATTCCCAGACATCCCAGGGAGGCTCCGGGTGCTCCGTGGGGCCAGATCCCAGGGATGAGTGCTCTGGGCATTCCCAGACATCCCAGGGAGGCTCCGGGTGCTCCGTGGGGCCGGATCCCAGGGATGAGTGCTCTGGGCATTCCCAGACATCCCAGGGAGGCTCCGGGTGCTCCGTGGGGCCGGATCCCAGGGATGAGTGCTCTGGGCATTCCCAGACATCCCAGGGAGGCTCCGGGTGCTCCGTGGGGCCAGATCCCAGGGATGAGCGCTCTGGGCATTCCCAGACATCCCAGGGAGGCTCCGGGTGCTCCATGGCTGGAGCCGAATAA
- the LOC116799839 gene encoding MAGE-like protein 2 isoform X13 has product MPRDTPRIQRDTPGFQGTPPGCPGRPPGSAGTTPGCPEGPPGSVGRPPRIPRDTPGIRRETPRILRETLRETPRMPRETPRILWDNLRILREAPRMPRETPGIHRETPRICRDNPRILWETPRLCREIPRFQGRPSGSFGRPPRFPGRPPGFPGTPPRFPGTTPGCPGRPLGSPGRLPGSKGTTSGSSGRPPGFPGTPPDSQGDPRDPLAPPHPGIPSSRGTLGTVSLSLAPPFPALDCTFPCFFLIVPRDSVPGGSLLRAAWSHGPSSSSSSSSKGIQPLLSRLGRFQGCLGRLRGGPFCFPPGREIPGKARAGGSRGFSQGHQGSSGAASRQLRCVLERCSGRDCAPGRSVGPDPRDECSGHSQTSQGGSGHSQTSQG; this is encoded by the exons ATGCCCAGGGATACCCCCAGGATCCAAAGGGACACTCCAGGATTCCAAGGGACACCCCCAGGATGCCCAGGGAGACCTCCAGGATCTGCAGGGACAACCCCTGGATGCCCAGAGGGACCCCCGGGATCTGTCGGGAGACCCCCCAGGATTCCCAGGGATACCCCCGGGATCCGTAGGGAGACCCCCAGGATTCTCCGGGAGACCCTCAGGGAGACCCCCAGGATGCCCAGGGAGACCCCCAGGATACTCTGGGACAACCTCAGGATCCTCAGGGAGGCCCCCAGGATGCCCAGGGAAACCCCCGGGATCCACAGGGAGACGCCCAGGATCTGCAGGGACAACCCCAGGATTCTCTGGGAGacccccaggctctgcagggagatcCCCAGATTCCAAGGGAGACCCTCTGGATCCTTTGGCAGACCCCCTAGATTCCCAGGGAGACCCCCAGGATTCCCAGGGACACCCCCAAGATTCCCAGGGACAACCCCAGGATGCCCAGGGAGACCCTTGGGATCCCCAGGGAGACTCCCAGGATCCAAAGGGACAACCTCAGGATCCTCAGGGAGACCTCCAGGATTCCCAGGGACACCCCCAGATTccca GGGAGACCCCCGGGATCCTCTGGCTCCCCCCCATCCCggcattcccagctccaggggcacCCTTGGCACCGTCTCCCTTTCTCTtgctcctccttttcctgccttGGATTGcacttttccctgttttttcctgattgTTCCAAGGGATTCAGTCCCTGGGGGGAGTTTGCTCCGGGCTGCCTGGAGCCACGgaccatcctcctcctcctcctcctcttccaaagGGATACAACCACTGTTGTCCCGGCTGGGCCGCTTCCAGGGATGCTTGGGAAGGCTCCGGGGGGGGCCCTTCTGCTTCCCGCCGGGCCGGGAAATCCCGGGAAAAGCCAGGGCCGGCGGCTCGAGAGGCTTTTCCCAGGGACACCAGGGAAGCTCCGGAGCCGCTTCCCGACAGCTCAGGTGTGTCCTGGAGCGCTGCTCCGGCCGGGATTGTGCTCCCGGACGCTCCGTGGGGCCGGATCCCAGGGATGAGTGCTCTGGGCATTCCCAGACATCCCAGGGAG GCTCTGGGCATTCCCAGACATCCCAG GGATGA
- the LOC116799839 gene encoding collagen alpha-3(IV) chain-like isoform X3: MPRDTPRIQRDTPGFQGTPPGCPGRPPGSAGTTPGCPEGPPGSVGRPPRIPRDTPGIRRETPRILRETLRETPRMPRETPRILWDNLRILREAPRMPRETPGIHRETPRICRDNPRILWETPRLCREIPRFQGRPSGSFGRPPRFPGRPPGFPGTPPRFPGTTPGCPGRPLGSPGRLPGSKGTTSGSSGRPPGFPGTPPDSQGDPRDPLAPPHPGIPSSRGTLGTVSLSLAPPFPALDCTFPCFFLIVPRDSVPGGSLLRAAWSHGPSSSSSSSSKGIQPLLSRLGRFQGCLGRLRGGPFCFPPGREIPGKARAGGSRGFSQGHQGSSGAASRQLRCVLERCSGRDCAPGRSVGPDPRDECSGHSQTSQGGSGHSQTSQGGSGCSVGPDPRDECSGHSQTSQGGSGCSVGPDPRDECSGHSQTSQGGSGCSVGPDPRDERSGHSQTSQGGSGCSMAGAE, encoded by the exons ATGCCCAGGGATACCCCCAGGATCCAAAGGGACACTCCAGGATTCCAAGGGACACCCCCAGGATGCCCAGGGAGACCTCCAGGATCTGCAGGGACAACCCCTGGATGCCCAGAGGGACCCCCGGGATCTGTCGGGAGACCCCCCAGGATTCCCAGGGATACCCCCGGGATCCGTAGGGAGACCCCCAGGATTCTCCGGGAGACCCTCAGGGAGACCCCCAGGATGCCCAGGGAGACCCCCAGGATACTCTGGGACAACCTCAGGATCCTCAGGGAGGCCCCCAGGATGCCCAGGGAAACCCCCGGGATCCACAGGGAGACGCCCAGGATCTGCAGGGACAACCCCAGGATTCTCTGGGAGacccccaggctctgcagggagatcCCCAGATTCCAAGGGAGACCCTCTGGATCCTTTGGCAGACCCCCTAGATTCCCAGGGAGACCCCCAGGATTCCCAGGGACACCCCCAAGATTCCCAGGGACAACCCCAGGATGCCCAGGGAGACCCTTGGGATCCCCAGGGAGACTCCCAGGATCCAAAGGGACAACCTCAGGATCCTCAGGGAGACCTCCAGGATTCCCAGGGACACCCCCAGATTccca GGGAGACCCCCGGGATCCTCTGGCTCCCCCCCATCCCggcattcccagctccaggggcacCCTTGGCACCGTCTCCCTTTCTCTtgctcctccttttcctgccttGGATTGcacttttccctgttttttcctgattgTTCCAAGGGATTCAGTCCCTGGGGGGAGTTTGCTCCGGGCTGCCTGGAGCCACGgaccatcctcctcctcctcctcctcttccaaagGGATACAACCACTGTTGTCCCGGCTGGGCCGCTTCCAGGGATGCTTGGGAAGGCTCCGGGGGGGGCCCTTCTGCTTCCCGCCGGGCCGGGAAATCCCGGGAAAAGCCAGGGCCGGCGGCTCGAGAGGCTTTTCCCAGGGACACCAGGGAAGCTCCGGAGCCGCTTCCCGACAGCTCAGGTGTGTCCTGGAGCGCTGCTCCGGCCGGGATTGTGCTCCCGGACGCTCCGTGGGGCCGGATCCCAGGGATGAGTGCTCTGGGCATTCCCAGACATCCCAGGGAG GCTCTGGGCATTCCCAGACATCCCAGGGAGGCTCCGGGTGCTCCGTGGGGCCGGATCCCAGGGATGAGTGCTCTGGGCATTCCCAGACATCCCAGGGAGGCTCCGGGTGCTCCGTGGGGCCGGATCCCAGGGATGAGTGCTCTGGGCATTCCCAGACATCCCAGGGAGGCTCCGGGTGCTCCGTGGGGCCAGATCCCAGGGATGAGCGCTCTGGGCATTCCCAGACATCCCAGGGAGGCTCCGGGTGCTCCATGGCTGGAGCCGAATAA
- the LOC116799839 gene encoding basic salivary proline-rich protein 2-like isoform X11, which produces MPRDTPRIQRDTPGFQGTPPGCPGRPPGSAGTTPGCPEGPPGSVGRPPRIPRDTPGIRRETPRILRETLRETPRMPRETPRILWDNLRILREAPRMPRETPGIHRETPRICRDNPRILWETPRLCREIPRFQGRPSGSFGRPPRFPGRPPGFPGTPPRFPGTTPGCPGRPLGSPGRLPGSKGTTSGSSGRPPGFPGTPPDSQGDPRDPLAPPHPGIPSSRGTLGTVSLSLAPPFPALDCTFPCFFLIVPRDSVPGGSLLRAAWSHGPSSSSSSSSKGIQPLLSRLGRFQGCLGRLRGGPFCFPPGREIPGKARAGGSRGFSQGHQGSSGAASRQLRCVLERCSGRDCAPGRSVGPDPRDECSGHSQTSQGGSGCSVGPDPRDECSGHSQTSQG; this is translated from the exons ATGCCCAGGGATACCCCCAGGATCCAAAGGGACACTCCAGGATTCCAAGGGACACCCCCAGGATGCCCAGGGAGACCTCCAGGATCTGCAGGGACAACCCCTGGATGCCCAGAGGGACCCCCGGGATCTGTCGGGAGACCCCCCAGGATTCCCAGGGATACCCCCGGGATCCGTAGGGAGACCCCCAGGATTCTCCGGGAGACCCTCAGGGAGACCCCCAGGATGCCCAGGGAGACCCCCAGGATACTCTGGGACAACCTCAGGATCCTCAGGGAGGCCCCCAGGATGCCCAGGGAAACCCCCGGGATCCACAGGGAGACGCCCAGGATCTGCAGGGACAACCCCAGGATTCTCTGGGAGacccccaggctctgcagggagatcCCCAGATTCCAAGGGAGACCCTCTGGATCCTTTGGCAGACCCCCTAGATTCCCAGGGAGACCCCCAGGATTCCCAGGGACACCCCCAAGATTCCCAGGGACAACCCCAGGATGCCCAGGGAGACCCTTGGGATCCCCAGGGAGACTCCCAGGATCCAAAGGGACAACCTCAGGATCCTCAGGGAGACCTCCAGGATTCCCAGGGACACCCCCAGATTccca GGGAGACCCCCGGGATCCTCTGGCTCCCCCCCATCCCggcattcccagctccaggggcacCCTTGGCACCGTCTCCCTTTCTCTtgctcctccttttcctgccttGGATTGcacttttccctgttttttcctgattgTTCCAAGGGATTCAGTCCCTGGGGGGAGTTTGCTCCGGGCTGCCTGGAGCCACGgaccatcctcctcctcctcctcctcttccaaagGGATACAACCACTGTTGTCCCGGCTGGGCCGCTTCCAGGGATGCTTGGGAAGGCTCCGGGGGGGGCCCTTCTGCTTCCCGCCGGGCCGGGAAATCCCGGGAAAAGCCAGGGCCGGCGGCTCGAGAGGCTTTTCCCAGGGACACCAGGGAAGCTCCGGAGCCGCTTCCCGACAGCTCAGGTGTGTCCTGGAGCGCTGCTCCGGCCGGGATTGTGCTCCCGGACGCTCCGTGGGGCCGGATCCCAGGGATGAGTGCTCTGGGCATTCCCAGACATCCCAGGGAGGCTCCGGGTGCTCCGTGGGGCCAGATCCCAGGGATGAGTGCTCTGGGCATTCCCAGACATCCCAG GGATGA
- the LOC116799839 gene encoding MAGE-like protein 2 isoform X14 → MPRDTPRIQRDTPGFQGTPPGCPGRPPGSAGTTPGCPEGPPGSVGRPPRIPRDTPGIRRETPRILRETLRETPRMPRETPRILWDNLRILREAPRMPRETPGIHRETPRICRDNPRILWETPRLCREIPRFQGRPSGSFGRPPRFPGRPPGFPGTPPRFPGTTPGCPGRPLGSPGRLPGSKGTTSGSSGRPPGFPGTPPDSQGDPRDPLAPPHPGIPSSRGTLGTVSLSLAPPFPALDCTFPCFFLIVPRDSVPGGSLLRAAWSHGPSSSSSSSSKGIQPLLSRLGRFQGCLGRLRGGPFCFPPGREIPGKARAGGSRGFSQGHQGSSGAASRQLRCVLERCSGRDCAPGRSVGPDPRDECSGHSQTSQG, encoded by the exons ATGCCCAGGGATACCCCCAGGATCCAAAGGGACACTCCAGGATTCCAAGGGACACCCCCAGGATGCCCAGGGAGACCTCCAGGATCTGCAGGGACAACCCCTGGATGCCCAGAGGGACCCCCGGGATCTGTCGGGAGACCCCCCAGGATTCCCAGGGATACCCCCGGGATCCGTAGGGAGACCCCCAGGATTCTCCGGGAGACCCTCAGGGAGACCCCCAGGATGCCCAGGGAGACCCCCAGGATACTCTGGGACAACCTCAGGATCCTCAGGGAGGCCCCCAGGATGCCCAGGGAAACCCCCGGGATCCACAGGGAGACGCCCAGGATCTGCAGGGACAACCCCAGGATTCTCTGGGAGacccccaggctctgcagggagatcCCCAGATTCCAAGGGAGACCCTCTGGATCCTTTGGCAGACCCCCTAGATTCCCAGGGAGACCCCCAGGATTCCCAGGGACACCCCCAAGATTCCCAGGGACAACCCCAGGATGCCCAGGGAGACCCTTGGGATCCCCAGGGAGACTCCCAGGATCCAAAGGGACAACCTCAGGATCCTCAGGGAGACCTCCAGGATTCCCAGGGACACCCCCAGATTccca GGGAGACCCCCGGGATCCTCTGGCTCCCCCCCATCCCggcattcccagctccaggggcacCCTTGGCACCGTCTCCCTTTCTCTtgctcctccttttcctgccttGGATTGcacttttccctgttttttcctgattgTTCCAAGGGATTCAGTCCCTGGGGGGAGTTTGCTCCGGGCTGCCTGGAGCCACGgaccatcctcctcctcctcctcctcttccaaagGGATACAACCACTGTTGTCCCGGCTGGGCCGCTTCCAGGGATGCTTGGGAAGGCTCCGGGGGGGGCCCTTCTGCTTCCCGCCGGGCCGGGAAATCCCGGGAAAAGCCAGGGCCGGCGGCTCGAGAGGCTTTTCCCAGGGACACCAGGGAAGCTCCGGAGCCGCTTCCCGACAGCTCAGGTGTGTCCTGGAGCGCTGCTCCGGCCGGGATTGTGCTCCCGGACGCTCCGTGGGGCCGGATCCCAGGGATGAGTGCTCTGGGCATTCCCAGAC ATCCCAGGGATGA
- the LOC116799839 gene encoding collagen alpha-1(I) chain-like isoform X4, with the protein MPRDTPRIQRDTPGFQGTPPGCPGRPPGSAGTTPGCPEGPPGSVGRPPRIPRDTPGIRRETPRILRETLRETPRMPRETPRILWDNLRILREAPRMPRETPGIHRETPRICRDNPRILWETPRLCREIPRFQGRPSGSFGRPPRFPGRPPGFPGTPPRFPGTTPGCPGRPLGSPGRLPGSKGTTSGSSGRPPGFPGTPPDSQGDPRDPLAPPHPGIPSSRGTLGTVSLSLAPPFPALDCTFPCFFLIVPRDSVPGGSLLRAAWSHGPSSSSSSSSKGIQPLLSRLGRFQGCLGRLRGGPFCFPPGREIPGKARAGGSRGFSQGHQGSSGAASRQLRCVLERCSGRDCAPGRSVGPDPRDECSGHSQTSQGGSGCSVGPDPRDECSGHSQTSQGGSGCSVGPDPRDECSGHSQTSQGGSGCSVGPDPRDECSGHSQTSQGGSGHSQTSQGGSGCSMAGAE; encoded by the exons ATGCCCAGGGATACCCCCAGGATCCAAAGGGACACTCCAGGATTCCAAGGGACACCCCCAGGATGCCCAGGGAGACCTCCAGGATCTGCAGGGACAACCCCTGGATGCCCAGAGGGACCCCCGGGATCTGTCGGGAGACCCCCCAGGATTCCCAGGGATACCCCCGGGATCCGTAGGGAGACCCCCAGGATTCTCCGGGAGACCCTCAGGGAGACCCCCAGGATGCCCAGGGAGACCCCCAGGATACTCTGGGACAACCTCAGGATCCTCAGGGAGGCCCCCAGGATGCCCAGGGAAACCCCCGGGATCCACAGGGAGACGCCCAGGATCTGCAGGGACAACCCCAGGATTCTCTGGGAGacccccaggctctgcagggagatcCCCAGATTCCAAGGGAGACCCTCTGGATCCTTTGGCAGACCCCCTAGATTCCCAGGGAGACCCCCAGGATTCCCAGGGACACCCCCAAGATTCCCAGGGACAACCCCAGGATGCCCAGGGAGACCCTTGGGATCCCCAGGGAGACTCCCAGGATCCAAAGGGACAACCTCAGGATCCTCAGGGAGACCTCCAGGATTCCCAGGGACACCCCCAGATTccca GGGAGACCCCCGGGATCCTCTGGCTCCCCCCCATCCCggcattcccagctccaggggcacCCTTGGCACCGTCTCCCTTTCTCTtgctcctccttttcctgccttGGATTGcacttttccctgttttttcctgattgTTCCAAGGGATTCAGTCCCTGGGGGGAGTTTGCTCCGGGCTGCCTGGAGCCACGgaccatcctcctcctcctcctcctcttccaaagGGATACAACCACTGTTGTCCCGGCTGGGCCGCTTCCAGGGATGCTTGGGAAGGCTCCGGGGGGGGCCCTTCTGCTTCCCGCCGGGCCGGGAAATCCCGGGAAAAGCCAGGGCCGGCGGCTCGAGAGGCTTTTCCCAGGGACACCAGGGAAGCTCCGGAGCCGCTTCCCGACAGCTCAGGTGTGTCCTGGAGCGCTGCTCCGGCCGGGATTGTGCTCCCGGACGCTCCGTGGGGCCGGATCCCAGGGATGAGTGCTCTGGGCATTCCCAGACATCCCAGGGAGGCTCCGGGTGCTCCGTGGGGCCAGATCCCAGGGATGAGTGCTCTGGGCATTCCCAGACATCCCAGGGAGGCTCCGGGTGCTCCGTGGGGCCGGATCCCAGGGATGAGTGCTCTGGGCATTCCCAGACATCCCAGGGAGGCTCCGGGTGCTCCGTGGGGCCGGATCCCAGGGATGAGTGCTCTGGGCATTCCCAGACATCCCAGGGAG GCTCTGGGCATTCCCAGACATCCCAGGGAGGCTCCGGGTGCTCCATGGCTGGAGCCGAATAA
- the LOC116799839 gene encoding collagen alpha-2(IV) chain-like isoform X8, which yields MPRDTPRIQRDTPGFQGTPPGCPGRPPGSAGTTPGCPEGPPGSVGRPPRIPRDTPGIRRETPRILRETLRETPRMPRETPRILWDNLRILREAPRMPRETPGIHRETPRICRDNPRILWETPRLCREIPRFQGRPSGSFGRPPRFPGRPPGFPGTPPRFPGTTPGCPGRPLGSPGRLPGSKGTTSGSSGRPPGFPGTPPDSQGDPRDPLAPPHPGIPSSRGTLGTVSLSLAPPFPALDCTFPCFFLIVPRDSVPGGSLLRAAWSHGPSSSSSSSSKGIQPLLSRLGRFQGCLGRLRGGPFCFPPGREIPGKARAGGSRGFSQGHQGSSGAASRQLRCVLERCSGRDCAPGRSVGPDPRDECSGHSQTSQGGSGCSVGPDPRDECSGHSQTSQGGSGCSVGPDPRDECSGHSQTSQGGSGCSVGPDPRDECSGHSQRSQG from the exons ATGCCCAGGGATACCCCCAGGATCCAAAGGGACACTCCAGGATTCCAAGGGACACCCCCAGGATGCCCAGGGAGACCTCCAGGATCTGCAGGGACAACCCCTGGATGCCCAGAGGGACCCCCGGGATCTGTCGGGAGACCCCCCAGGATTCCCAGGGATACCCCCGGGATCCGTAGGGAGACCCCCAGGATTCTCCGGGAGACCCTCAGGGAGACCCCCAGGATGCCCAGGGAGACCCCCAGGATACTCTGGGACAACCTCAGGATCCTCAGGGAGGCCCCCAGGATGCCCAGGGAAACCCCCGGGATCCACAGGGAGACGCCCAGGATCTGCAGGGACAACCCCAGGATTCTCTGGGAGacccccaggctctgcagggagatcCCCAGATTCCAAGGGAGACCCTCTGGATCCTTTGGCAGACCCCCTAGATTCCCAGGGAGACCCCCAGGATTCCCAGGGACACCCCCAAGATTCCCAGGGACAACCCCAGGATGCCCAGGGAGACCCTTGGGATCCCCAGGGAGACTCCCAGGATCCAAAGGGACAACCTCAGGATCCTCAGGGAGACCTCCAGGATTCCCAGGGACACCCCCAGATTccca GGGAGACCCCCGGGATCCTCTGGCTCCCCCCCATCCCggcattcccagctccaggggcacCCTTGGCACCGTCTCCCTTTCTCTtgctcctccttttcctgccttGGATTGcacttttccctgttttttcctgattgTTCCAAGGGATTCAGTCCCTGGGGGGAGTTTGCTCCGGGCTGCCTGGAGCCACGgaccatcctcctcctcctcctcctcttccaaagGGATACAACCACTGTTGTCCCGGCTGGGCCGCTTCCAGGGATGCTTGGGAAGGCTCCGGGGGGGGCCCTTCTGCTTCCCGCCGGGCCGGGAAATCCCGGGAAAAGCCAGGGCCGGCGGCTCGAGAGGCTTTTCCCAGGGACACCAGGGAAGCTCCGGAGCCGCTTCCCGACAGCTCAGGTGTGTCCTGGAGCGCTGCTCCGGCCGGGATTGTGCTCCCGGACGCTCCGTGGGGCCGGATCCCAGGGATGAGTGCTCTGGGCATTCCCAGACATCCCAGGGAGGCTCCGGGTGCTCCGTGGGGCCAGATCCCAGGGATGAGTGCTCTGGGCATTCCCAGACATCCCAGGGAGGCTCCGGGTGCTCCGTGGGGCCGGATCCCAGGGATGAGTGCTCTGGGCATTCCCAGACATCCCAGGGAGGCTCCGGGTGCTCCGTGGGGCCGGATCCCAGGGATGAGTGCTCTGGGCATTCCCAG AGATCCCAGGGATGA